One genomic segment of Brassica napus cultivar Da-Ae chromosome A3, Da-Ae, whole genome shotgun sequence includes these proteins:
- the LOC106420027 gene encoding uncharacterized protein LOC106420027 has translation MKKAVMDASSSYLKPTETKKEGDSGKETAEAMDVVVNSKRKAEFEPEEEEEDEWEESDGEISEAEMLQAPEWDVDSFDGVEYYSSPDVQLSTLSDEEEAIEDYNIIKRQLINSKGFYADPNRKHIYHYKGICPVGLDRIALPDRTFRDYWEEMVHVCLERHNRDKDPKVEFVEVVRGHYRGGPRSKSYITFMAREKPDGPLVEYQAKAMVTLDRKRHPILCRPTPPTPNP, from the exons ATGAAGAAAGCAGTGATGGATGCATCTTCAAGTTATCTCAAACCAACAGAGACGAAGAAAGAAGGAGATTCGGGAAAAGAGACGGCAGAAGCCATGGACGTCGTTGTGAATTCAAAGCGGAAGGCCGAGTTCGAgcctgaggaggaggaggaggatgaatGGGAAGAGAGCGATGGTGAGATTAGCGAAGCTGAGATGTTACAGGCGCCTGAGTGGGATGTAGACAGCTTCGATGGTGTAGAGTATTACTCCTCTCCGGATGTGCAGCTTTCCACTTTATCCGACGAAGAGGAGGCCATAGAAGACTACAACATCATTAAACGCCAGCTTATCAACAGCAAG GGGTTTTACGCTGATCCAAACCGAAAGCATATCTATCACTACAAAGGCATCTGTCCAGTGGGTTTGGACCGGATCGCACTTCCCGACAGAACGTTTCGTGATTACTGGGAAGAGATGGTTCATGTCTGTCTCGAAAGACACAACCGAGACAAG gatcCCAAGGTGGAGTTCGTTGAAGTCGTGAGAGGTCATTATCGCGGAGGACCCAGATCCAAGTCATACATTACTTTTATGGCCAGGGAGAAGCCAGATGGGCCACTTGTTGAGTATCAAGCCAAGGCTATGGTTACTCTTGATAGAAAGAGACACCCCATCCTCTGCAGACCCACTCCTCCTACACCAAACCCTTAA